Proteins co-encoded in one Desulfitobacterium hafniense DCB-2 genomic window:
- a CDS encoding YeiH family protein — translation MAQVETKKPTSPSGGWSDLWKKEDYWAVWLGLGVVLVAILLWSSGSTAMKWLAISVPSYSEFGKASSYISTHVGGIIALYLLFVVLFSIAVKILGHKLSQFIPGFTVVFIISLAVTILGSWDVMKKFNLEAPLLALAVGLIIGNFIKLPKFMDASLRTEFFVKTGIVLMGATLPFTLILQSGPVAFLQATIIAVTTYLTIYWAGTRLFGLDNRFAATLAAGGSICGVSASIAIGGSVKAEKQHVSIAISLVVVWAIVMIFALPIFIKALNIPPGPAGAWIGTSEFADAAGMAAAASINEQAIKTFTLMKVVGRDMFVGIWCFIMAFISITKWEKRQDGTKPNAGEIWTRFPKFVLGFFVASIIITALVAGADPAASKDITAQVIGPLKELRNWAFIFTFLCIGLTTRFKDLTSVGWKPFAAFTTGVLVNVPLGYILSVVVMGGYWAMVQ, via the coding sequence ATGGCACAAGTTGAAACAAAAAAACCAACCTCTCCTTCCGGCGGTTGGTCCGATCTTTGGAAAAAGGAAGATTATTGGGCAGTTTGGCTTGGTTTAGGGGTAGTCTTAGTGGCTATTTTACTCTGGTCTTCAGGCAGCACTGCTATGAAATGGTTGGCGATCAGTGTGCCGAGTTATTCGGAATTCGGCAAAGCGTCAAGTTATATCAGCACTCATGTCGGCGGAATTATTGCTCTATACCTGCTATTTGTCGTCCTTTTCTCCATTGCTGTGAAAATTCTCGGTCATAAGTTAAGTCAATTTATCCCCGGATTTACCGTCGTTTTTATTATAAGCCTCGCTGTCACCATCCTGGGTTCCTGGGATGTCATGAAAAAGTTCAATCTGGAAGCTCCCCTGCTGGCTCTGGCCGTTGGCCTGATTATCGGTAACTTTATTAAGCTTCCCAAATTTATGGATGCTTCTTTGCGGACTGAGTTCTTTGTTAAAACCGGTATTGTCCTGATGGGAGCTACCCTTCCTTTCACTTTAATTCTCCAATCCGGCCCCGTGGCTTTTCTGCAGGCCACCATTATTGCCGTCACCACTTATCTGACCATTTATTGGGCTGGAACCCGCCTCTTTGGCTTAGATAACCGTTTTGCGGCTACTTTGGCTGCCGGCGGCTCCATCTGCGGCGTCTCCGCTTCCATTGCCATCGGAGGTTCCGTTAAGGCTGAGAAGCAGCATGTTTCCATCGCCATTTCCTTGGTTGTCGTTTGGGCTATTGTCATGATCTTTGCTCTGCCTATCTTCATTAAGGCTTTAAACATTCCCCCCGGTCCTGCCGGAGCCTGGATTGGCACCTCTGAATTCGCCGACGCGGCAGGCATGGCTGCGGCAGCCTCCATCAACGAACAGGCCATCAAAACCTTTACCCTTATGAAGGTGGTAGGGCGGGATATGTTCGTTGGCATCTGGTGCTTCATCATGGCTTTCATCTCCATCACCAAATGGGAAAAACGCCAGGACGGAACCAAACCTAATGCCGGTGAAATCTGGACTCGTTTCCCCAAATTTGTTTTAGGATTTTTTGTCGCTTCCATTATTATCACTGCCTTGGTGGCAGGAGCGGATCCCGCTGCTTCCAAAGATATCACGGCGCAGGTGATTGGTCCCCTCAAAGAGTTAAGAAACTGGGCCTTTATCTTTACCTTCCTCTGTATCGGTTTGACCACCCGCTTCAAAGATCTCACTTCCGTGGGCTGGAAACCTTTTGCCGCTTTTACCACCGGGGTTTTAGTCAATGTACCTCTGGGCTATATTCTTTCTGTCGTCGTCATGGGCGGTTACTGGGCTATGGTCCAATAA
- a CDS encoding GGDEF domain-containing protein, translating into MIDLQTLFIMTISVHFVIAISMLIYWKTQKTYPGFGYWAMSNVVAAALYVLTAARPILPVFVSIIVGNIAAILAIMIRYEGVRAFTGQTVATKKRNIVSLLSIFIILVYFTYVDDNPLMRLFFLTIWLIYYGGCIAIGILKGGTISHKLTPWIISISHVFCGIVLVFRNIVWFLDPSARNALQPVFINIMLAFTEHIMDVIVAMAFLMLNSQRLAQELFESQKELEDLATTDPLTGISNRLKLNELGNNEMIRSRRLNHPFSVIVFDIDHFKEVNDTCGHPIGDKLLVELTQKIKAEIRDIDFFGRLGGDEFVLLFPETSIQKCHAVAERLRQVTNDVALQFEDIKVHVSISLGIAEMTLEDSTIEDLLKRADENLYKAKHSGRNITFGKDDSLELLSKISKEKLEN; encoded by the coding sequence ATGATTGACTTGCAGACCTTATTTATCATGACGATATCTGTTCATTTTGTCATTGCCATATCGATGCTAATCTACTGGAAAACCCAAAAAACCTATCCGGGATTCGGCTATTGGGCCATGTCTAATGTGGTTGCCGCAGCATTGTATGTTCTTACTGCAGCCAGACCGATCTTACCTGTTTTTGTATCCATAATCGTGGGTAATATCGCAGCCATACTCGCGATAATGATTCGGTATGAAGGAGTCAGAGCCTTTACCGGCCAAACCGTTGCGACGAAGAAGAGAAATATAGTGTCTTTGCTTAGTATTTTCATCATCTTGGTTTATTTTACCTATGTCGATGATAATCCCTTAATGCGCCTGTTCTTCCTTACGATCTGGCTTATCTATTATGGAGGATGCATTGCCATTGGCATTCTTAAAGGAGGAACGATCTCTCACAAATTAACACCATGGATTATCTCCATATCCCACGTTTTTTGTGGTATTGTTTTAGTATTCCGCAATATTGTCTGGTTCTTGGATCCTTCTGCCCGCAACGCTCTTCAACCGGTATTCATTAATATTATGCTTGCTTTTACAGAGCATATCATGGACGTCATCGTGGCGATGGCCTTCCTGATGCTCAATAGCCAGAGATTAGCCCAGGAACTGTTTGAATCCCAAAAGGAGTTAGAAGATCTGGCAACAACAGATCCACTGACCGGAATAAGCAATCGTCTTAAACTTAACGAGCTTGGCAATAATGAGATGATACGTTCACGAAGATTAAATCACCCTTTTTCAGTTATTGTCTTTGATATTGACCATTTTAAAGAGGTTAACGATACCTGCGGCCACCCTATCGGTGACAAATTACTTGTTGAATTAACCCAAAAAATCAAAGCTGAGATCCGGGATATTGATTTTTTCGGCCGTCTGGGCGGGGATGAATTCGTATTGCTCTTTCCGGAAACCTCCATCCAAAAATGTCATGCTGTTGCGGAGCGATTGCGTCAGGTTACCAATGATGTTGCCCTGCAATTTGAGGATATAAAGGTACATGTAAGTATTAGTCTGGGCATTGCGGAAATGACTCTTGAAGACTCCACTATAGAGGACCTTCTGAAACGTGCCGACGAAAATCTCTATAAGGCTAAACACTCAGGCCGGAATATTACCTTTGGCAAAGACGATTCTTTGGAATTATTATCAAAAATATCTAAAGAAAAGCTGGAAAACTAA
- a CDS encoding DUF6338 family protein has translation MDSLFFIIPFVFPGIFIRMVYDRFHPALKEEQSQYKEIVHAFLISTIVIFVNTLVTKFLFKTNIMSVGSFETYISDFSNLVNFFLTTFVLSIVGVPVYKWVIDDFSVMLINIYRKRSNLPQETKHSSPWHACFENKEFSLANRPVGFFKNDALIAFGYIEGIPAADKEKKDFMLINTWLKDLFEKELEKNEGEKLFYIIEREYYDIESDILIKFYSKEPLMKYLEDNDCIISS, from the coding sequence TTGGACAGTTTATTCTTTATAATACCATTTGTTTTCCCCGGTATTTTTATTAGAATGGTTTATGATAGATTTCACCCTGCATTAAAAGAGGAACAATCTCAATATAAAGAGATTGTTCATGCATTTTTAATAAGCACTATTGTTATATTTGTTAACACGTTAGTTACTAAATTTTTGTTTAAGACTAACATAATGTCGGTGGGAAGTTTTGAAACTTATATTTCAGATTTCAGTAATTTGGTTAATTTCTTTTTAACTACTTTTGTTTTAAGTATCGTCGGAGTTCCGGTGTATAAATGGGTTATTGATGATTTCTCGGTAATGTTGATTAACATTTACCGAAAAAGAAGCAATTTGCCTCAAGAAACTAAGCATAGCTCTCCTTGGCATGCATGCTTTGAGAATAAAGAATTTTCTCTAGCGAATAGGCCTGTCGGATTTTTTAAAAACGATGCTCTTATTGCTTTTGGTTATATTGAAGGCATTCCAGCGGCAGATAAAGAAAAAAAGGATTTTATGTTAATTAATACATGGTTGAAAGATTTGTTTGAAAAAGAACTGGAAAAAAATGAAGGTGAAAAGCTATTTTATATAATTGAAAGAGAGTATTATGATATTGAAAGTGACATATTAATTAAGTTTTATAGCAAAGAGCCATTGATGAAGTATTTAGAGGATAATGATTGTATCATTTCTTCGTAG
- a CDS encoding YeiH family protein has protein sequence MGYVSTTKKPTAPSGGWSDLWKQEDYWAMWLGLTIVLLAILLWSTNNHFMNWIVLKIPDYSDYHTGLDYLFTHKNSLLALYLFLLVLCSAAIKVLTGEVKGFLVGFTFLFGLSILVSFLGSWDIMKRYNIETPLLALLAGLLISNFLRIPYWLSTALQTQFYVKFGIVLMGASLPFTLILQAGSTAFAQATIIAVATFLTIYWTGTRFLGLDKRFAATLAAGGSICGVSASIAIGGAVKAEKQHVSIAISLVILFSIVMIFILPLAIKALAILPGPAGAWIGTAEFADAPGMAAAAAINEQAIKTFTLMKVVGRDMFIGIWCFVMALTSITRWEKRYSGTTPNASDIWFRFPKFVLGFIIASIIITILAASTDAVTTKAIDDHVINPIIELRNWAFILTFLSIGLSSRLKELASVGWKPFAAFSAGVLVNIPLGYLLSVVIMGNYWTTIK, from the coding sequence TTGGGCTATGTATCCACAACCAAAAAACCTACGGCTCCTTCAGGCGGCTGGTCTGATCTTTGGAAGCAAGAAGATTACTGGGCCATGTGGCTGGGTCTGACCATCGTGCTGCTGGCTATCCTGCTTTGGAGTACCAACAATCATTTTATGAACTGGATCGTCCTGAAAATACCCGACTACAGCGATTATCATACCGGGCTGGATTATCTCTTCACTCATAAAAACTCTCTTTTGGCACTTTATCTGTTTTTGCTTGTTTTATGCTCGGCAGCTATCAAAGTCTTAACCGGCGAAGTCAAAGGCTTCTTAGTAGGCTTTACCTTTCTTTTTGGCTTAAGTATTTTGGTTTCCTTTTTAGGTTCCTGGGATATCATGAAGCGCTATAATATTGAGACTCCCCTGCTGGCCCTTTTAGCAGGGCTGTTAATCAGCAACTTCCTGCGGATTCCCTACTGGCTGAGCACGGCGCTGCAGACTCAGTTTTATGTCAAGTTTGGGATTGTGCTCATGGGTGCTTCCCTGCCTTTTACCCTGATTCTTCAAGCCGGCTCCACCGCCTTTGCCCAAGCCACCATTATTGCTGTGGCCACTTTCCTCACCATTTACTGGACGGGCACGCGCTTTTTGGGTCTCGATAAACGCTTCGCGGCCACCTTGGCTGCCGGCGGCTCCATCTGCGGTGTCTCAGCCTCCATCGCCATCGGCGGTGCGGTGAAAGCTGAAAAACAACATGTGTCCATTGCCATCTCTCTGGTTATTCTTTTCTCCATTGTCATGATCTTTATCCTGCCTTTAGCTATTAAAGCCTTAGCCATTCTCCCCGGGCCGGCGGGAGCCTGGATTGGTACGGCGGAATTTGCCGATGCTCCGGGAATGGCGGCTGCGGCTGCTATCAACGAACAAGCGATTAAAACCTTTACCCTGATGAAGGTAGTCGGCCGTGACATGTTTATCGGCATTTGGTGTTTTGTCATGGCGCTCACCTCTATCACCCGCTGGGAAAAACGCTATTCGGGAACCACCCCCAATGCTTCGGATATCTGGTTCCGCTTCCCGAAATTTGTGTTGGGGTTTATTATCGCCTCCATTATCATTACGATTTTAGCCGCTTCCACTGATGCCGTGACCACCAAAGCCATCGATGATCATGTCATCAACCCGATTATCGAATTGCGGAATTGGGCCTTCATTCTTACCTTTCTCTCCATTGGGCTGTCCAGCCGTTTAAAAGAATTGGCTTCAGTGGGCTGGAAACCTTTTGCCGCTTTTTCGGCAGGGGTTCTGGTGAATATCCCCTTAGGTTACCTCTTGTCGGTGGTCATTATGGGCAACTATTGGACCACAATCAAGTGA
- a CDS encoding ATP-binding protein yields MEAKPLKENSIPWWMRIKVHFLLFGIAMSILPLFFLGYLGFTSARQNLQTDIYKQNYNQVSVLARELQDALATIETSLTFTKTATAQALTGSDDTSRQLVLETLMQKEPALKELKVYDANFRSIAQLNRRAGTHSDAPAIAPGPGLSSEAPSSLSDLYFSREGQPEIQLTAAIQDPAEGKLLGYLQGTIELTALIDRYFDFQLGEGKYIFLVDRSGTLIGQTDSALHGHQEDLRQNPAIQDFMAGEAFSAGSQYKNYAGVKVIGAFASLDTPNWGVFIEQPAHEANKPIFEFAFHLIIIAILIMALVMIISISFGLKVVQPIENLESQVRKIILTGDLESHIPIESWDEIGRLVKSFNQLLNSLDQKNENLKNEKELLTTVVDGVGAGMVLLDAEARILWWNTKFAQWFGQPSANLPCEQVIGGEETEGVFLENGRTISVFLQGERRHFRQMYYELSPDNPEQAAYLLLLDDVTQEVEMEARMIETDKMAAIGLLASGVAHEINNPLAIVAAHSEDLLDRLNEEEPGPSQAELKTGFKTVLGQIARCKQITDRLLGFARKRDSGSDLIDIGIASAQTLGLLEHKAKQKHLRVHFQAEDNLFALGNENEWQQVVLNLITNALDASAPGKVIEVRGYREDNKIQFVIQDHGEGIPQNHLKQVFNPFFTTKSPGQGTGLGLYVSYGIIVKMQGDMILESTEGQGTKVTISLPLHKAGEENS; encoded by the coding sequence ATGGAGGCCAAACCCTTGAAAGAAAACTCAATTCCCTGGTGGATGCGCATAAAAGTACATTTTCTCTTGTTTGGGATCGCCATGTCCATTCTCCCGCTGTTTTTTCTGGGTTATTTGGGCTTTACCTCCGCGCGGCAAAATCTGCAGACGGATATTTACAAGCAGAACTATAACCAGGTCTCCGTACTGGCCCGGGAACTTCAGGATGCCCTAGCCACTATCGAAACCAGCCTGACCTTTACCAAAACCGCTACGGCTCAGGCCTTGACAGGAAGTGACGATACATCACGCCAGTTGGTTTTGGAAACTCTGATGCAAAAGGAACCGGCCCTTAAAGAGCTTAAGGTTTATGATGCCAACTTCAGAAGCATCGCTCAGCTAAACCGCCGGGCAGGTACCCATTCGGATGCACCGGCCATCGCTCCTGGCCCTGGCCTCTCTTCTGAAGCGCCCTCATCTCTGAGTGATCTGTATTTTTCCCGGGAGGGCCAACCGGAAATCCAGCTTACTGCGGCTATTCAGGACCCCGCAGAGGGCAAACTCCTGGGGTATCTGCAAGGGACCATCGAGCTGACAGCCCTGATCGACCGCTATTTTGATTTTCAATTAGGTGAAGGAAAATATATTTTCCTGGTTGACCGCTCCGGAACCTTGATCGGACAAACGGACTCCGCTCTTCATGGGCATCAGGAAGACCTGCGCCAAAATCCTGCCATCCAGGATTTCATGGCCGGCGAGGCTTTTTCCGCCGGAAGCCAGTATAAGAATTATGCCGGAGTGAAGGTGATTGGGGCCTTTGCTTCTCTGGATACCCCCAACTGGGGAGTATTTATCGAACAGCCTGCACATGAAGCGAATAAACCTATCTTTGAATTTGCCTTTCACCTTATTATCATTGCCATCCTGATCATGGCTCTGGTGATGATTATCAGTATTTCCTTTGGCTTGAAAGTCGTTCAACCCATTGAAAATCTTGAGTCTCAGGTCAGGAAAATCATTCTGACCGGGGACTTGGAATCCCATATCCCCATTGAGAGTTGGGATGAAATCGGCCGGCTGGTCAAATCCTTTAACCAGCTGCTCAACTCCTTAGATCAAAAAAATGAAAACTTAAAGAACGAGAAGGAGCTCCTGACCACCGTCGTCGACGGAGTCGGGGCGGGAATGGTCCTGTTGGATGCGGAAGCACGCATACTCTGGTGGAATACGAAGTTTGCCCAGTGGTTTGGTCAGCCGTCCGCCAATCTCCCCTGTGAGCAGGTCATTGGCGGAGAGGAAACGGAGGGCGTCTTCCTGGAAAATGGCCGGACTATCTCCGTTTTTCTCCAGGGGGAACGCCGGCATTTTCGCCAGATGTATTATGAATTATCTCCGGATAACCCGGAGCAGGCGGCTTATCTTCTGCTTCTCGATGACGTGACGCAGGAAGTGGAAATGGAAGCCCGCATGATTGAGACGGATAAGATGGCTGCCATTGGGCTTTTGGCTTCAGGAGTGGCTCATGAAATCAATAATCCTTTAGCTATCGTGGCCGCCCATAGTGAAGATTTGCTTGACCGTTTAAATGAAGAGGAGCCCGGCCCCAGCCAGGCAGAGCTTAAGACGGGTTTTAAAACGGTTTTGGGGCAAATTGCCCGCTGCAAGCAGATCACCGATCGTTTGCTGGGGTTTGCCCGCAAACGGGATTCAGGCAGCGACCTCATTGATATTGGGATCGCCAGCGCTCAGACCCTGGGGCTTTTGGAGCATAAAGCCAAGCAAAAGCATCTCCGCGTTCACTTTCAGGCGGAGGACAATCTCTTCGCCCTGGGCAATGAAAATGAGTGGCAGCAAGTGGTGCTCAACCTGATTACCAATGCCCTGGATGCTTCTGCCCCGGGAAAGGTCATCGAGGTCCGGGGCTACCGGGAGGATAATAAAATACAGTTTGTCATCCAGGATCATGGGGAGGGTATTCCCCAAAACCATCTCAAACAGGTCTTTAACCCGTTTTTCACTACCAAATCCCCGGGCCAGGGCACGGGTTTAGGTCTATACGTGAGTTATGGCATTATTGTCAAGATGCAGGGTGATATGATCTTAGAAAGTACGGAAGGGCAGGGCACTAAGGTAACCATCAGCCTGCCTCTCCATAAAGCAGGAGAAGAAAACTCATGA